The nucleotide sequence ATTAATTGTTTTTCGTGAAATATTTCTTTAAAGGAACAGGTCGCAAATATACAACAATACCTCTTCTTCCAAGCTCAATAGTTTTATGTATAAAATATTTTGCATCATACACATTAACTGTCAAATTAGAAATTCGTTTTCTTATATATTTAGATTTATCAAAATATTTGCTGATCATCTTATTATGAGAACGATTTGTAAAATGATAGGAAAAATTATCGGAAGAGGTTAAATATTTCTGTTCATAAATTGTATTATCTTCTAATTTTATCTTTATTATTGTTTCTTTTTGAAAAAAAAGAGCAAAATAAGGCAATTCTGTTCTTAATATACTATCAGCACAATGCATTATCGTTCCTACAAAATACTTACCTAGTCCGAATGTAAATACAAGAGCATTAAGTTCCGCCAACTTATAGTACGGTGATTTTTCATCCCAACAGCTAGTTGAAAACTGATGCTCATTTAAAAGGTAATCACTCATCGGACCTAAGGCACAAACAGAATGCCTGTTTATACTACGTTTTACATTAGGATAATTTCTGAAAGTTTCGGCAATTATTCCTGCAGCTGTGGGAGTTCCTTTGATACTAAAAACACTATCCGGTTTCCTTAATAATGGATATGCCGGCATTGCCAAAGTTCCCTCAGTTCCAATTTCTGTAAGTACTGCATTTATAAATTCATTTATTGTTCCTGTATAATTATAAAACTCATCCCATGAACTATGAATGAAAATAGTAGCTCCTTTTTTTAGTCCCATAGACTTCATTAGTTCAATTAAATCATAGGTCGAATAGGTTTGTTTATATATTTTTTGTTCAACTTTTCTTTTAACATTCGTTTTGAAGGCCTCCCAAGAACGTACTTTCGTTCTTTTTTTTATCCAATACCATATCTTATGTTGTAATTTAAAAAACATGTTTTATTTTTTTCCTTTTGCCAATCTATATGTAAGACCAATCTGAATAAGATAAGCAAGACTTCGTCCTATACAAAACAAAATCAGTGTGGCCTTAATATCGTCTAAAACCATACCTATTATTAATGATGTTAAAGTTAACAATAAAAAGAGACTCTGCCAAAATAAATCCAATTTTTGTTTTTCAGCAATAATAAAAATCCAACTCGTTGGCATACTAATAAAACTTATCATATACATCACACACAATAATCTTGCATATTCTCCTGCAACATACCATTCTGCGCCAAAAATGAACGAAAAAAGAGAGGGCGCAATAATGAATAAAATAATAAATGGGATAATCACAATCTTTAAAAGAGTAAGGGTTGTTTTTCTGTATATAGCAAGACAATTTCCTGTATTGTTATAATCATGAGTTGCTCTCTGCTTAAAAACATCTTTAAATGTATTGCCTAAAAAGCTAAGAGGAACACCTAAAACTCTATCTGTTAGTGCAAACAAACCGACTTCATGAATACCAAATTCCATAGTAATAAAAAATATGGGCAACCGGCCGGCTAAAGTATTTAGAAATTGTCCTGGAATGTTATATTTTGCAAAATCCAAATATCTTCTAGAAAAATATTTCATTTTGCGTATTGTAACATATTTAAACAAATAGAGATCTTCCTTTAAAACTCTATAAATTGCCAATGATGATGAAATAAGTTGACCGATTATTTGTCCAAATATCAGACCTGAAGAGGTCTTTGTAAAACCAAACAGGAGAGATCCTCCTGTAATACCGCTTGTATTAGTGATTTTATTCTTACTTAATATAATAAAACTCTTTTTTCTTATGCACCATTCATTAAAAACCAAGTATATTGTAGCCAAAAATGCGCT is from Bacteroidales bacterium and encodes:
- a CDS encoding AAC(3) family N-acetyltransferase, which gives rise to MFFKLQHKIWYWIKKRTKVRSWEAFKTNVKRKVEQKIYKQTYSTYDLIELMKSMGLKKGATIFIHSSWDEFYNYTGTINEFINAVLTEIGTEGTLAMPAYPLLRKPDSVFSIKGTPTAAGIIAETFRNYPNVKRSINRHSVCALGPMSDYLLNEHQFSTSCWDEKSPYYKLAELNALVFTFGLGKYFVGTIMHCADSILRTELPYFALFFQKETIIKIKLEDNTIYEQKYLTSSDNFSYHFTNRSHNKMISKYFDKSKYIRKRISNLTVNVYDAKYFIHKTIELGRRGIVVYLRPVPLKKYFTKNN
- a CDS encoding oligosaccharide flippase family protein, translating into MEKNIINKFFHKVLQGSEFKKNLLTLMSGTAIAQLIPILCAPLLTRLFSPDEFGVYENFMAITAIITIFISGKYELAIILPKRNQEAINVLSLSCILALSFSLILLFLFLIFEKPISSFLSSILNGGDFQNVLWLVPMSAFLATIYLVFNEWCIRKKSFIILSKNKITNTSGITGGSLLFGFTKTSSGLIFGQIIGQLISSSLAIYRVLKEDLYLFKYVTIRKMKYFSRRYLDFAKYNIPGQFLNTLAGRLPIFFITMEFGIHEVGLFALTDRVLGVPLSFLGNTFKDVFKQRATHDYNNTGNCLAIYRKTTLTLLKIVIIPFIILFIIAPSLFSFIFGAEWYVAGEYARLLCVMYMISFISMPTSWIFIIAEKQKLDLFWQSLFLLLTLTSLIIGMVLDDIKATLILFCIGRSLAYLIQIGLTYRLAKGKK